The proteins below come from a single Elgaria multicarinata webbii isolate HBS135686 ecotype San Diego chromosome 11, rElgMul1.1.pri, whole genome shotgun sequence genomic window:
- the LOC134406929 gene encoding olfactory receptor 10AG1-like produces MQTKKENILQNSTAPDNFILLGLSDDPKLQSLLFAVFLVIYILTLAGNLLIILLTLTDSSLCTPMYFFLRNLSFLEICYTSVNVPKMLNNILSGSQSISFIGCALQTYFTFFLGGSECFLLASMAYDRYVAICKPLHYPVLMSRKVYTSLAVASWLSGFFMSFGHTSMVFTLPFCDSNVINHFFCDIPPLLKLACGDTSRTEIAVFAVAMVFVTFPFILILMSYAGIIAAILKISSSEGQKKTFSTCSSHLIVVTLFFGSGCIIYLKPNSTYFPNTDKYLSLFYTVVGPILNPVIYSLRNKEVKYAFKRIWEKKCFG; encoded by the coding sequence ATGCAGACCAAGAAAGAAAATATTCTGCAAAACAGCACGGCACCAGATAATTTTATCCTTCTGGGTCTTTCCGATGACCCCAAACTACAAAGTTTATTATTTGCTGTTTTTCTGGTGATCTATATTCTCACTCTGGCTGGGAATCTTCTCATCATTCTCCTTACACTGACTGACTCTTCTCTTTGCACACCAATGTATTTCTTCCTCAGAAATCTGTCCTTCCTGGAGATCTGTTATACCTCAGTCAATGTCCCTAAGATGCTTAACAACATCCTTTCTGGTAGTCAATCCATCTCCTTTATTGGTTGTGCCCTGCAGACCTATTTTACATTCTTCCTGGGTGGGTCAGAGTGTTTTCTCTTGGCCTCAATGGCCTATGACCGCTATGTTGCCATTTGTAAGCCTCTGCACTACCCTGTCCTGATGAGCCGAAAAGTGTACACAAGTCTAGCTGTGGCATCTTGGTTAAGTGGGTTTTTTATGTCCTTTGGCCATACCAGCATGGTGTTTACTTTGCCCTTTTGTGACTCCAATGTGATCAACCATTTCTTTTGTGACATCCCCCCATTATTGAAATTGGCTTGTGGGGATACTTCGAGGACTGAAATTGCTGTCTTTGCTGTGGCCATGGTTTTTGTGACTTTTCCTTTTATCCTGATCTTGATGTCTTATGCCGGCATCATTGCTGCCATTCTGAAAATCTCCTCCTCTGAAGGCCAGAAGAAGACCTTCTCCACCTGCTCTTCACACCTTATTGTGGTGACCTTATTCTTTGGTTCTGGTTGCATTATATATTTAAAGCCGAATTCCACTTATTTTCCAAACACAGATAAATATCTCTCTCTGTTTTACACGGTTGTTGGTCCCATTTTAAACCCTGTGATATACAGCTTGCGGAATAAAGAGGTGAAATATGCCTTTAAGAGAATTTGGGAGAAAAAATGTTTTGGATGA